In Candidatus Zixiibacteriota bacterium, the DNA window TGGAAGCGGCATTACTTTCGATCCGAACCGGCTCGAGGACGGCCTGAAAAGGGCCGACTTGTTCTACTTCAACTCGCCGCACAATCCCACCGGCAAGGTGTTCACTCGCGATGAGACCAGGCTGATCGATGAGCTCTGCCGAAAACATGATGTGATTGTCGTGTCCGATGAGCCGTATGACCAGATCTTGTACGATGGCGTGCGGCACACCAGTATGCTCGAGTTCGGCAATGAGAGGACAATCGCGGTCTTCTCCATGTCCAAAAGTTTCGCCGCGACCGGACTGCGAGTAGGCTATGTGGTCTGCCGCGACCCGTTCGTGTGCGACCTGTTTTCCCGTGCTGACTACAGCCAGACCGCCGGTGTGGCCACTCCGCTGCAGGACGCCTACGCGGTCGCGCTAACTGATAAGGCCAACCGCGACCCGTGGCATGATTCCCTTCGGGCCGAACTACAGCGTAGGCGGGACATTCTGTTCGAAGAGCTGGCAACAGCCATTTCGAGTCTGGCCAAGCCGCAAGGAGCGTTCTATTTCTTTCCTGATGTAACTCACCTGCTTCCCTCCAAGGTTGATGACTCTGACGAGTACCTCTTTCACCTCTTTCTTCAGAACGACGTCGCGGTTGTTCCCGGTGGCACATTTGGAAAGGAGGGGCACGTGCGGATTTCGTTCTCTGCGACTACCGTCGATCAGACCCGAGTGGGTGCGAGGCGGTTTGCCGAAGTCGTTAGGAAGTCGGTCGGCTCGCCCGTCTAAGCTCACCCGATCGGGGGATGCGAAGTTCCCACCCACTGCCCTTGCGCGGCATCCTGTACGTGAGGTCCGTTCAACGCAGAGCGAATACACGCCTCGCACCTTGCAGAAGTCGGGGAGCCAAATGATAAAGGCGGGGCGGACACTGTGCCCGACCCCGCCTTGGCCCAAACTACATTCCTGCAACAGGTCGCCCGCAGACCAAAACTATGGTCAGGGTTCTCTGTTCGCGATATAAAAATCGACAGTTTCTATAAATCCGTCAATGCGACAAGATTACGGTGGTATTGCGTATGTATTATACGCAATGCCAGATTCGCCACTCCATTCGACACGCCCACAAACTGAAAGCGGCCGCTCCACGAAGGAGCAGCCGCTTCTCAATCCACAGGAGCCTGGGGTTTCCCAAGCTACGCGTTAAATCACAGACAGTTCGGCAAACCGAGCGACTGACCCGTGATAAACAGGTAATCGATCAGGATCGTAATATCGCCGATCGAAATGTCTTCACAGGTCGCCGTTGCGCCGCCGGACTGGTTAATGTCCGCTTCGGTCAAGCAGACGATGATACCGTCGCACGTGCCGCTGATGAACTTGGCGTCGATCATGACGGTCACGTCACCAATGGTCGGTTCGTCTTCTCCGCTATTGTTGGCATCACCCACGCGACCCACGCAGCAGCCTCCGCCGCAACCACGAACGGTCTGCATGTACCAGTTCTTGGCATAGGCTACCTGGCTCTCCAGATCCTCGATCGTGCCGTCCCGAACGGTCGAAAGCACCGTCCAGTAGTGCAGCGTGTCGGTCGCAGCAAGGTCGTAGTCGTGGACGTAAGTGGTGATCAGGGCCAGGTCGGTATCCATCAGATCCGACGCGCTTACGCCACCGATAGTGACCTCGTCCCACCAAACCACCGGGTTCGGCTGATCAGGAATCAGATCGGTGCCGTTCCGCAGGTGGGTGGTGTCTTCCAAGAGGAGCTGATACACTGTCCGGGAAGCGTGAAAGGTTAGGCCGTTGACGCAATTGTTGGCCTGGAATTCGGCTGACGTATAGCCGCCGCCGAAGGCTTCGGTCCCAAATCGCGTCGTATTAGGCTGACAACCGGCCCAGCCCGCCGTGTCCGTACCCTGCAGGTATACGAAGTTGCCGCTTACCGAAACAGCTGAGTTGTTGTTCGGCGGGTCCGAGGCGGGAACATCGAAGTCCGCGGCGTTACCGAAAGTCAGGTGGTTGTGCGGCTGGCCGTCGGCCGAATACACCTTCGTATACACGATCATGAAATTCAGGATCGATGTAAGCGGGGTGCTCGACCTCGGCGCATACACGATGCGCTCCATCGCGATGGTCGTATCGCGGTTGACGAAGCGACCTGTGTAGACAGAGTCGTACGCGCCGCCGCCGGTCAGACCGCCGGTGATGCTGCCCTTGGCGTTGGTAGGATCCCACCCGGTTTCATCAGCCTGGTTGGCATCATTGAACGACTGGGTTAGCTCAACACCAGCGCCGCCGCTGGTGGTCGCGGTAAGCGCGTACGCAGTACCGCCGAACATGTAGATTTCATCGCGATCGCGGGTTCCGCACTCCAGGCCGGACTCTTTGTAGTCCAAATTCACGGATCCCTGCGTCAAGGCGCCATAGCCGACTTCACCGAAGTTACTGACGGCCAAGGCAATTACCTCGCCTTCGGGCTCGAAGAACTCGTCGAACATGTAGTGGTGCGTCGTGGCAGTATCCCACGCTACAGCTTCGACATGGTTGGCTGCGAGGATCTTGATCTTGATCGACAAGGAATCGTTGTTGGCCGCGTCGGACTTCAGATACACTTCGCCCTCAAGGAACTGAGTGGTGCTGATTCCAACGCCGCTGATGATGATGTCAAAGGTACCCGTGTTCACGACGCCTGCGGGCACCACCAAACCGGACGGGCTCGAAACACTAAGCCAAGCCCCGCCAACGGTTCCGATCTGAGAAACATTGAGAGGTACGTTGCCGCTGTTTCTGACCGTCACCGTGTAGTTGTCGGTCTCGCCGAACTTGACCCACAACGGGAAGTTCAGCGACGCAGGACGGGCCTCAATCAATGATGCCTCGACCGGCTCCACGCAAGCTATTCTCAACCACTTCATCGAGTTAAGCGAGTTGACGCTGTTCGGCTCGCGTTCGTTCGGGTTCCAGGAACCGCCCGGGAATTGGTCATCCATATACTCAGCGTTCAAATAGAAGCTGCCGGCGTACGGCGGATCACCTTCGGGGGTCATGTCGACAAGGCTCGAGGCCGGCCAGGTGAGATCCATGCCGGCTTCATTTAGAGCGTAGTGCTCGACGTACGGCTTGTACTCGTTGCCGCAAACACCGCCGGTGGCCAGCGGGTCGCCGGGGAGACCGCAGTCCGGAGTAAACGTATTGCTGATATGGCGAGGCGGATCCCACAACGTCGGCGTGGCCAGCGCGGCTACCGACATCATGATCTCGTGGTTCGCCATATTCAGCCGGTTACCCGTGTAGGCACAGTCAGTCAGGATCTCCGGCTGAATGGTATAGTCGCCGTAGTTCGCCCAGGGATGGATCTGGTTCCAAACCGCGTACAGCTTGCCGTCGCACTCAGATAGGTTGAAGAACTGAGTGTAGGTGGCCGGATCGCCGCCAAAGCCGCAGTGGATCGTGTTGATCGATCCGGTCAGGTAGTCGTCGTTCATGTACGTGCCGTTGGCTACCCTGACGTAGGCATCGGAAGTGCGATCCCAGTGAGCGATATCCTGGTTGAAATCCCTCCAGTTGTATCCATCAAAATATGGATTGGCCGAAGCTGGGGTCTGCTGGAAGAGGATATGCAGGTTACCATCAGAGGAGTAAAGCGCCTTAGTCTCGTAGTACATCGAGAAGTGAGGCACACCGGTGATGGCGTTCAAATAGTTAGTGACATTGACCACGGCGTTCCAGGTCACACCATAATCGGTTGACTCACGGTAGTAGCAGTCCTTGTCCCAGCCGTTGTTAAGAAGCCGGCCATAGTAGCTCGGGTTGGAATAGGCGATGACTACCCGAGAACCGAACGGATCGGCCGCCATGTCGGCGAAGTTTCTCTCGATGGTGTCGATCACCTGACCGGCGCTCCAGGTACCCGCCGGGCCGTCGCCGACCTTACGGAAATAGGCGAATGTACGATAGTCGACATCGTCCGCCCACTCCGGGGTACCGAGGATCTCAAAAGCCTCTTTTTCGGCCAGAAGGACGTGGGTTATCACGTTACCGCCGCCATCGACCTGAGAAGCCACCTGGGGATAGTCGGCGTGGTTGCCGTCAAGCGTGGAACCGGCCCAGTGAGGCTTGTACTTGGTCGAGTCGATAAAGGACGTGTTCAGCGCCGACCGCGGATCGTATGTGCAGCTCCACTGCGAACCCTGATAATACAGCATGTTCTCTACATAGTAGGTGCCGTCGCTCAGGGTTGGCGCATAAAAGCGTGCCGCCGCGATCATCGTAGCCAGGCCGTTCGGCCGCAGCGCGATGTTGGCGCCAGTGGCCATACCGATAGTGTCGGTCGCCTGCAGGACGCAGCCGATATCCTGGTCTCGCGGCCAGTTCGCCGTCGGCACGGTGGCGACGTAGACGTTGTAGCCCGTTTGGCGATACGGAATAGTATCGCCCACTACGGCCCACGGATCACCGGGCAGCGTGTCGACAGTCATTTCATAGGTGAAATGAACCTCCACCTCGTTGGTTTCGCCG includes these proteins:
- a CDS encoding pyridoxal phosphate-dependent aminotransferase, which encodes MPGATTTKFHHSFTDLGLSSIVAISEEVRRLESEGRSIIKFQRGDLNLVMPQYVRDAVSASLARGRTNYPKSGGEPNLIAAVRAYHAEFGIQLENSHIVCMHGGQEGLQLAFSLFRGKKVLGFSPYWPCLTGNIFPYAESVFQTVDLEETGSGITFDPNRLEDGLKRADLFYFNSPHNPTGKVFTRDETRLIDELCRKHDVIVVSDEPYDQILYDGVRHTSMLEFGNERTIAVFSMSKSFAATGLRVGYVVCRDPFVCDLFSRADYSQTAGVATPLQDAYAVALTDKANRDPWHDSLRAELQRRRDILFEELATAISSLAKPQGAFYFFPDVTHLLPSKVDDSDEYLFHLFLQNDVAVVPGGTFGKEGHVRISFSATTVDQTRVGARRFAEVVRKSVGSPV